From one Conyzicola nivalis genomic stretch:
- a CDS encoding low temperature requirement protein A: MTSMPGASALHHRLRRMTGRDPGQAHRAATPLELLFDLTFAVAFGQAADQLAHYVAEGHSGPALAAFAFSMLVVVWAWINFSWFASAYDTDDWLFRVLTMVQMIGVLVLTLGIPTLFVSLDEGAPFDNGIMVAGYVVMRVALVLQWIRAAAQDPARRQTNLTYAAMIFAAQVAWVVLFFTRTSAPWVWVPVLVAAITLDILGPIIGERRRGGTPWNPRHIAERYGLLVIIALGESIFGTVASVSAIVQVDGWSQEAVMIVVAGVGLTFGMWWTYYIMPSAEILTLRRSVATAWSYSHLVLYTAIAATGAGLHIAAYVIEDHAEIDELGALYWVAVPVLVYMLAFFVLYSFLVRAIDAFHYSLVAGVLATLAASVILVANGASMGIGLIVVMAAPIVVVVGYEAIGYRHEADVLARLAESRR; encoded by the coding sequence ATGACTTCGATGCCCGGCGCCTCCGCCCTGCACCACCGCCTGCGCAGAATGACCGGGCGCGACCCGGGGCAGGCGCACCGGGCCGCAACCCCGCTCGAGTTGCTGTTCGACCTCACCTTCGCCGTGGCCTTCGGCCAGGCCGCCGACCAACTCGCGCACTACGTGGCGGAAGGCCACTCCGGCCCGGCGCTCGCTGCCTTCGCCTTCTCGATGCTCGTCGTGGTGTGGGCGTGGATCAACTTCAGCTGGTTCGCCTCGGCCTACGACACCGACGACTGGCTGTTCAGGGTGCTCACCATGGTGCAGATGATCGGGGTGCTCGTGCTGACGCTCGGCATTCCGACCCTGTTCGTTTCACTCGACGAGGGAGCCCCGTTCGACAACGGGATCATGGTGGCGGGGTACGTCGTGATGCGCGTCGCACTCGTGCTGCAGTGGATCCGAGCCGCCGCCCAAGATCCGGCGCGACGCCAGACCAACCTCACCTACGCGGCGATGATTTTCGCCGCGCAGGTGGCATGGGTCGTGCTGTTTTTCACCCGCACGTCCGCGCCGTGGGTGTGGGTCCCCGTCCTCGTCGCTGCGATCACCCTCGACATTCTCGGGCCGATCATCGGCGAGCGGCGACGCGGCGGCACCCCGTGGAACCCCCGTCACATCGCCGAACGTTACGGCCTGCTCGTGATCATCGCGCTCGGGGAGAGCATCTTCGGCACCGTCGCGTCCGTGTCGGCGATAGTCCAGGTCGACGGATGGAGCCAGGAAGCCGTCATGATCGTCGTGGCGGGCGTGGGACTCACCTTCGGAATGTGGTGGACGTACTACATCATGCCGTCGGCCGAAATCCTTACCCTGCGTCGGTCGGTCGCCACCGCGTGGAGCTACTCACACCTCGTGTTGTACACCGCTATCGCTGCCACGGGTGCGGGCCTTCATATCGCCGCGTACGTGATCGAAGACCACGCCGAGATCGACGAGCTCGGCGCCCTGTACTGGGTCGCTGTTCCCGTGCTCGTGTACATGCTCGCGTTCTTCGTCCTGTACTCATTTCTCGTCCGGGCGATCGACGCGTTCCACTACTCCCTGGTCGCCGGGGTGCTCGCCACCCTCGCGGCATCCGTCATCCTCGTCGCGAACGGCGCCTCGATGGGTATCGGACTGATCGTCGTGATGGCCGCACCGATCGTCGTCGTCGTCGGCTACGAGGCGATCGGCTACCGGCACGAGGCGGATGTTCTCGCGCGACTGGCCGAATCACGTCGTTGA
- a CDS encoding ArsR/SmtB family transcription factor codes for MVQQDILDRTFAALADSTRRGILARLGDGPATIGELAEPTGMTLTGLKKHVQVLEDAGLVTTAKVGRSRECRLGTERLDDLMEWITLYQRLWERRLDGLEAYFTLNPESTPQKGKNDDE; via the coding sequence ATGGTTCAGCAAGACATTCTCGATCGCACCTTCGCCGCTCTCGCCGACTCGACCAGGCGCGGCATCCTCGCCCGGCTGGGCGACGGACCGGCCACGATCGGCGAGCTCGCCGAACCGACGGGCATGACGCTGACCGGTCTCAAAAAGCACGTGCAGGTGCTCGAGGATGCCGGACTCGTCACCACCGCCAAAGTCGGCCGGTCTCGGGAGTGCCGGCTGGGCACCGAACGGCTGGACGACCTCATGGAATGGATCACTCTCTACCAGCGCCTCTGGGAGCGTCGACTCGACGGGCTCGAGGCCTACTTCACCCTCAACCCAGAAAGCACACCACAGAAAGGCAAGAACGATGACGAATGA
- a CDS encoding SRPBCC family protein, whose product MTNETDTISLTMSRQLPAKPEQVFDAYTDAEKQKIWFSILDEEPGIVEIDVDLRVGGQQTAVWGPNRDELFTETQVFREIDRPHRLVTTSTGSTPDGQTMTTDVVVTFEANDGGTLMTAIQTGFPDLQTRDFFNQYAWVGAFDRIEAYLSR is encoded by the coding sequence ATGACGAATGAAACCGACACCATCAGCCTCACGATGAGCCGCCAGCTTCCGGCGAAGCCCGAGCAGGTGTTCGACGCCTACACCGACGCCGAGAAGCAGAAGATCTGGTTCAGCATCCTCGACGAGGAGCCGGGAATCGTGGAGATCGACGTCGATCTCCGGGTCGGCGGACAGCAGACCGCCGTGTGGGGACCGAACCGCGACGAGCTGTTCACCGAGACCCAGGTCTTCCGCGAGATCGACCGCCCGCACCGCCTGGTCACCACCTCCACCGGCAGCACCCCCGACGGCCAGACCATGACCACCGATGTCGTGGTCACCTTCGAAGCGAACGACGGCGGCACCCTGATGACCGCGATCCAGACCGGATTCCCCGACCTGCAGACGCGCGACTTCTTCAACCAGTACGCCTGGGTGGGCGCGTTCGACCGCATCGAGGCCTACCTGAGTCGTTGA
- a CDS encoding dihydrofolate reductase family protein, whose product MGKLIYTGITSLDGYIADEAGNFDWSVPDEEVHAFVNDLERPIGTHLYGRRLYEVMRVWQTMPVEGSPAEIADYAQIWRAADKIVYSNSLAEVSTPKTRLERGFDPADIRALKQSEERDLSIGGPGLAASAIEAGLVDEFAVFVSPVVVGGGTRYLPDRAKLGLELVDERRFGNGVVYLSYRALSA is encoded by the coding sequence ATGGGCAAGCTCATCTACACCGGCATCACCTCTCTCGACGGCTACATCGCCGACGAGGCGGGCAACTTCGACTGGAGCGTTCCCGACGAAGAGGTGCACGCCTTCGTCAACGACCTCGAGCGTCCGATCGGCACCCACCTCTACGGGCGGCGCCTCTACGAGGTGATGCGGGTGTGGCAGACGATGCCGGTCGAGGGATCCCCCGCGGAGATAGCCGACTACGCGCAGATCTGGCGGGCGGCAGACAAGATCGTGTACTCGAACTCCCTCGCCGAGGTGAGCACGCCGAAGACCCGCCTCGAGCGCGGCTTCGACCCCGCCGACATCCGGGCTCTGAAGCAATCCGAAGAACGCGACCTCTCTATCGGCGGCCCCGGCCTCGCGGCGTCCGCGATCGAGGCCGGGCTCGTCGACGAGTTCGCGGTGTTCGTGAGCCCGGTGGTCGTCGGCGGTGGCACCCGGTACCTGCCCGACCGGGCGAAGCTCGGACTCGAGCTCGTCGACGAGCGCCGGTTCGGCAACGGGGTGGTCTACCTGAGCTACCGCGCGCTCTCCGCCTAG
- a CDS encoding AzlC family ABC transporter permease translates to MATRSVPVDPARRAVIRQGLSVAIATGLYGISFGALAVASGLTIWQTSVTSLLLFSGGSQFALIGVLGGGGGVGAAIAASSLLGVRNTLYGLQLTPTMAPRGLWRIPVAQLTIDESTAVSIAQDTLPNRRLGFWVTGIGIYAGWNVMTLVGALVGDAIGDPKQYGLDAAASAAFIALLWPRLKSRQPVAVAIAAAVVAAVLVPVVPVGIPVIAAAAVAVVVGLFTRRRTPDPHTDGAAL, encoded by the coding sequence ATGGCGACCCGCTCCGTTCCCGTCGATCCGGCGAGACGGGCCGTCATCAGGCAGGGGCTCTCGGTCGCCATCGCGACCGGCCTGTACGGCATCAGTTTCGGAGCGTTGGCCGTGGCGAGCGGACTGACGATCTGGCAGACGAGCGTCACCTCGCTCCTGCTGTTCAGCGGCGGCTCGCAGTTCGCACTCATCGGGGTGCTCGGCGGAGGCGGCGGGGTCGGCGCCGCTATCGCCGCGTCGTCGCTGCTCGGCGTGCGCAACACCCTCTACGGCCTCCAGCTCACGCCGACGATGGCGCCGCGCGGCCTGTGGCGGATCCCTGTCGCCCAACTAACCATCGACGAATCGACGGCCGTTTCGATCGCCCAGGACACGCTGCCCAACCGGCGCCTAGGCTTCTGGGTCACCGGCATCGGCATCTACGCGGGATGGAACGTAATGACCCTGGTCGGCGCGCTCGTCGGCGACGCGATCGGGGACCCGAAGCAGTATGGGTTGGATGCCGCGGCTTCTGCCGCCTTCATCGCGTTGCTCTGGCCGCGCCTGAAATCCCGCCAGCCCGTCGCGGTGGCGATCGCCGCGGCCGTGGTCGCCGCCGTGCTGGTGCCCGTGGTCCCCGTCGGCATCCCGGTGATCGCGGCCGCGGCCGTCGCGGTAGTGGTCGGGTTGTTCACCCGGCGTCGCACGCCGGACCCGCATACCGATGGAGCGGCACTGTGA
- a CDS encoding AzlD domain-containing protein — MTVWIAIIGASLIAFALKFAGYTVPPSFLEKPRVSRVTALLPAALLAALVVMQTFTTGEALVLDARAAGLIAAIVALLLRAPFIVVVIAAAATAALLRAFLGWA, encoded by the coding sequence GTGACCGTCTGGATCGCCATCATCGGCGCCTCGCTCATCGCTTTCGCCCTCAAGTTCGCCGGGTACACGGTGCCACCGAGCTTTCTCGAGAAGCCCCGCGTCTCGCGGGTCACCGCCCTGCTGCCCGCCGCACTCCTCGCCGCCCTCGTGGTGATGCAGACGTTCACGACCGGCGAAGCCTTGGTGCTCGACGCCCGGGCCGCCGGCCTGATCGCGGCGATCGTCGCCCTGCTGTTGCGCGCCCCGTTCATCGTGGTGGTCATTGCGGCGGCGGCCACCGCGGCGCTACTGCGGGCGTTTTTGGGCTGGGCTTAG
- a CDS encoding gamma carbonic anhydrase family protein gives MIIEHRGRRPVVHESAYVSPAAVLSGDVSVGAGSRVLHGAVLTAEDGPVRIGENVVVMENAVVRGRAGHPTTIGDAVMVGPHAHVNGSTVGDNCFVATGASLFPGSTLEAGAEVRINGVVQVNTRLSVGAVVPIGWVAVGDPAQLFPPDRHDEIWAVQRALGFAVTVYGVGADATMDDIMRGQSRFYGAHRDDTVVDG, from the coding sequence ATGATCATCGAACACCGCGGCAGGCGGCCCGTCGTGCACGAGTCGGCGTACGTCTCCCCCGCCGCGGTACTCAGCGGCGACGTGTCGGTCGGAGCCGGTTCCCGCGTGCTGCACGGCGCGGTGCTCACCGCCGAAGACGGACCGGTGCGCATCGGCGAGAACGTGGTCGTGATGGAGAACGCCGTGGTGCGCGGCCGCGCCGGCCATCCCACGACCATCGGCGACGCCGTGATGGTCGGGCCGCACGCCCACGTCAACGGATCGACCGTGGGGGACAACTGTTTCGTGGCGACGGGCGCCTCTCTCTTTCCCGGCTCGACGCTCGAAGCCGGTGCGGAGGTGCGCATCAACGGCGTCGTGCAGGTGAACACGCGCCTCTCCGTCGGCGCAGTCGTGCCCATCGGGTGGGTCGCCGTCGGTGATCCCGCCCAGCTGTTCCCGCCCGACCGCCACGACGAAATCTGGGCGGTGCAGCGCGCGCTCGGCTTCGCGGTGACCGTCTACGGGGTGGGCGCCGACGCGACCATGGACGACATCATGCGCGGGCAGTCGCGGTTCTACGGCGCCCACCGTGACGACACCGTCGTAGACGGTTAG
- a CDS encoding PLD nuclease N-terminal domain-containing protein produces the protein MSLVLPLLVLALVVGALVDIITRPEGEVKHLPKMVWILLVVFLPLIGSIVWFVAGHDYTPQREYVSFGDPRRHEPKPTEREFRTTEQELADLEAEIEFHEKQARIDRLEAEIGERRDRTVD, from the coding sequence ATGTCCTTGGTACTTCCTCTTCTGGTCCTCGCGCTGGTCGTCGGCGCGCTCGTCGACATCATCACCCGACCAGAGGGCGAGGTGAAACATCTGCCCAAGATGGTCTGGATCCTCCTGGTCGTCTTCCTGCCTCTGATCGGCAGCATCGTCTGGTTCGTCGCCGGCCACGACTACACGCCGCAGCGCGAGTACGTCAGTTTCGGCGATCCCCGCCGGCACGAACCGAAGCCCACCGAGCGCGAGTTCAGAACGACCGAGCAGGAACTCGCCGACCTCGAGGCCGAAATCGAGTTTCACGAAAAGCAGGCCCGCATCGACCGTCTCGAAGCCGAGATCGGTGAGCGGCGGGACCGCACCGTCGACTAA